A window of Myxococcota bacterium genomic DNA:
AGGCCGAGCGCTCGCGCGAGACGACCTGGCGCGGGGTGCGCTTCGCCGACAACAACGAGACCGGCACGGCCGCCGCGGTCGCCGTCGGGGTGCTGTGCATGGTGGCGCGCTTCTGGAGCCTGACCTAGCGCGCGCCGACCTCGCGGGCCCGGGCGTCGCCGTGCTGAACGTCGGCGGGCTCGTGAACCCCGACGTGCTGCTCGTCGAGCGCGCCGGAGCAGCGCCCGTGATCGTGAAGGACTGGAGCCGGCGCAGTGTCTGGGTGCGGGCGTGGCTCGCGCCGCTGCTCGTGCGCCACGAGCTCGCCATGCTGGAGCGCGGCGCGGGTCTGCCCGGCCTGCCGCAGCCGAGCCGGCGCATCGACCGGCTGGCGCTCGCGCTCGAGTTCGTCGAAGGCCGGCCGCTGCGCCGGCGCACCCACGCGCGCGCACTGCCCCCGGCCTTCTTCATCGCGCTCGAGGGGATCCTCGAGGGACTGGCGCTGCGGGGCGTGGCGTATCTGGACCTGCGCAGCCCGACCAACGTGCTGGTGACTCCCAGCCGTGCGCCGGCGCTGGTGGACCTCGGCTCGGCGCTGGCGCTGCCGCTGCCGCGCGCGCTGCGCCGCACGCTCGACGCGCGCGCGCTGGCCAAGCTGCGCGCGCGCTTCGAGGGGGCGGAAGCGGAGCGGCCCTCCGCTCAGCCGGGCGCGCGCGACCTGAAGGTCGGCGGGACTCGCCTGCGCGTGTCCGACGTGGGGCAGCTCGCCGATCCGACGCCGCTCCTGTTCGTGCCCGACGCCGGCGTGTCGGCGCGGCTGTTCGAGCCGATCGCGGCGCAGGCGGCAGCGCACGGCCGGCGCGCGCTGGGCGTGGACCTGCCGGGCTTCGGCGGCTCGCGCCGGCGGGTGCGCAGCCTGCGGCCCGCGCGCGTGGCCGCCCAGCTCGAGTCACTGCTCGACGCGCTGCGCGTGGCGCGGGTCGACGTGGTGGCGGCGGGCTGGGGCATCGGCCCGGCGGCCGAGCTCGCGCGCCGCGCGCCTGCGCGCGTGCGCCGGGCGCTGGCGGTGGGCGAGGGCGCGAGTGACTCGCCGGCCGACCCCGAGCGCC
This region includes:
- a CDS encoding alpha/beta fold hydrolase; protein product: MLNVGGLVNPDVLLVERAGAAPVIVKDWSRRSVWVRAWLAPLLVRHELAMLERGAGLPGLPQPSRRIDRLALALEFVEGRPLRRRTHARALPPAFFIALEGILEGLALRGVAYLDLRSPTNVLVTPSRAPALVDLGSALALPLPRALRRTLDARALAKLRARFEGAEAERPSAQPGARDLKVGGTRLRVSDVGQLADPTPLLFVPDAGVSARLFEPIAAQAAAHGRRALGVDLPGFGGSRRRVRSLRPARVAAQLESLLDALRVARVDVVAAGWGIGPAAELARRAPARVRRALAVGEGASDSPADPERLRAEIDGRLPKSLEPALRDALRAELAAAPARNLRLAARHAPRGEPLGLRLTWDEALAGRVFAEPG